GTCAACCTCCGAGCAAAAACGCAAAAAGCGAAAGAGATAACCTTGTTACCGTTTTGCTGAACGCGGGCGCGAACGGGTCACAGCGTCCCTCAAATATCCCGTTCCCTGCCAAAGGAATAGCCTTGCCTCAGCAGCGAGACTGTGAAGAAGAGGCGGAGTTGACACGGCAAAAAGCAAATCAATCAAGATTGGATCAGGAAAATTGATAGAAATTGTTCGCTTTTGGATACACTAAGTTATCCACTTTGCAACCCCCACTGCAACCTGCTCAATTGGGAATCGCCGACTCCAAGAACAGCGTACGAATAGCGTACGAATAGAACCGCTGAATAGAGCGGCGAATCGATTCTGATCACCTCTGACCCTCAGCCTGACCGCAGAAACACTCGCTCATTGACCCAACCTTTACCACTATGACTACCACCAAAAAACGCCTTCCCGGCACTGTCCTGGTTCAGCAAGAATCCATCGAACAGGCCACCAGCCTGCTGGAACAACTCCCCGAAAAGCCCAAAGAAGTTTGGTCTCTGCGGGAAGCCATCGAGCTGCTGCAAGACTCCATTTCAACCGCGCTCGACCGTGGCTATAGCCATGAGGAAATTGCTGCGCTGCTAGCCGATAAGAACATCAAAATCAGCGTCTCTTCCCTCAAACGCTATCTGGCTTCCACCAAAAAGGACAAATCGGGCACTGCAGGCAAAACTCGCCGCCGCCGCAGCACCGCCGTTCAGAAAAAAGCCGTGACCGAGGCCGCTGCCGCGCTGCCAGAGGTCGAACCTGCCGCGTCCGAAGAACCCGCTGCCACCCCCAAAAAGCGCGGCCCCCGCACCAGCAGCACGCGCAGCACCACCGCCGCCAAAACCAAGTCTCCCCGCACTTCGACCAAGACGAAGACCACTTCTACAACCTCGACTCGCGGCCGTAAAAAACAGGCCTAGAGCAGCCGGGAAACATCCGCAACGATGCAATACGCTTCTGTGGGTCAGTGTCTCTGCGGGATCAACGTTTCGCAGGTATTTTCTATTAGGTTACGGCTAGGTTACAGCAATTTTGTACATTTGCTACCGTTCACGCTACCTCTCAAGAGGAACGTTGCAAAATCTTACCTATCTCTGCAGAAGCCTTGCGCTGAGTCCCCCAGACGCTAATAATTGGGGCTATTCGTGAACTCGATCGCCTAGCTTCGGTCACTGGCGCAAAGCGTTGGTGGGGGCTGGTGATTGCGCTTTTAGGAGGCTCCATGTCCCACCGACCTATCATCCTTGGCATTGTTGGCGATAGTGCCGCCGGAAAGACGACGTTGACTCGCGGCATCGCGCAGGTGCTCGGCGAAAACGATGTGACCGTCATCTGCACCGACGACTATCACCGCTACGACCGCAAACAGCGGGCTGAGCTGGGAATTTCTGCCCTACATCCCGACTGCAATTATCTCGACATTATTCAGCAGCACCTCTCGCTGCTGCGGACGGGACAGCCCATTTTAAAGCCGATTTATAACCACAGCAGCGGCACCTTCGACCCGCCAGAGTATATCAAACCTAAGCGATTTGTAATTGTGGAAGGGCTGCTGGGCTATGCCACGCGAGGAATGCGCGACAGCTACGATGTTAAAGTTTATTTGGCTCCGCCGGAAGACCTGCGCCACACCTGGAAGATAAACCGCGATACCCGCAAGCGTGGCTATACCCGTGAGCAGGTCATCAAGCAAATCCAGCAGCGCGAGTCGGACTCAGAAGCCTTTATTCGGCCGCAGCGGCAGTGGGCGGATGTCGTAGTGAGCTTCTATCCGCCCAGCGATAACTTAACGCAGGATGAACTGCTGCTGGCGGTGCGGCTGGTGCTGCGTCCCACGATTCCCCATCCAGATTTCAGCAGCATTATTGGCGACGGAGAACATGCAGGCGGTGCGGTGCGGCTGGGGCTAGACCGCGACATGGGCAAGCCTGTGGACGTAATGGAGATCGATGCCCACGCTACAGCAGAGCAGGTGCGAGATCTGGAGCGCAGCCTGTGCCAGGAGGTGCCCTACTTGGGTCAGTTTTGCAGTCTGGAGGGCAATCCTGGAATTGGCAAGCTGATTGGCACCACTGGAGAGACGCTGCAAAGCTATCCACTCGCCATTACTCAACTGCTGATTACTTATCACATGCTGAAGGCTGCGAACGTTTCTGCAAACGTTGCCTGACGGTGAGATTCTAAATGGCATTCTAAAAATCAGGAAATTTTGGTTCGTGAGATCCATTCTGATTTGACCTCCGTATTTGTGTCTAGAGCGCCAACCCCCTTCCCCGGATAGGCGTTTTTATAAGCCTTGCTCTAGGCACATTAGGAGTCAATTAAACTATGGAACCCCCCTCCGAGATCGCAGTTTGTACTTTCTTACAGCGGCTTATCCCCCGCCGATCTGGGCTAAGGCGGGCGATCGCCCTCAGCACTCTCGCAGGCTGCCTTTCGATCACCGCACTGGGTCTGACGAGTGGCTTGCAGCCTGCACCGCTACAGGCCTCTGACCACGATGACGGCGATATCGACGTTCGCAGCCGCGCCCTCAGCCTGACCGATCTCTACGTCTTTCGGGAAATTGACCAAAACACGGCGGCCCGTGCGGGCGACCTGATCTTGGTGCTAAACACGAACCCGCGATCGCTCGCTCGCCAGCAATACTACTTCAGCAGCAACGCTCAGTACGACATCAAGATTGCGCGAGTTGCCAATGTCAACAATGCCCCCGTACCTCAGCCCGATCTGACGCTGCGGTTCACCTTCTCGCCTCCCAATAAAGGCAATCGCCAGGTCGTCACCCTGACCACCATCGACAGCAGCGGGCAGACCAGCAGCACCAATACCACCACCAGCGGCGGCCGCATTCTCACCACGTCCATCACCGATGCGGCCCCTCGGCTCAATACCGTGCGGGTGCGGGGCGCTAATCTCACGGTTTTTGCGGGGTTGCGCGAAGATCCCTTCTTTTTTGACGTGGAGGCCTACTTCCGCGTGCGGGCGGCGGTCGCAGGCTTTGGCCCAGCAGCGAGCTTCCGTTCGCCCGACACCGCCCTCGACTTTACCAAAGGGTACAACGTCAACACTATCGTCGTGCGGGTGCCGCAGCAGCTCCTAGCAGGCGGCAGAGCGGTCAACACCTTCGACCTCTGGGGCACGATCAACATCCGCGACCCCCGCACAGGTCAATTTACCCAGGTGGAGCAGATTGCCCGGCCCGGCATCAACGAACTGCTGACCACTGGCTCCCAAACCATCTACGAAACCTATAACCGGACGCAGCCTGCCCGGTTTAACTCATCCGACAGCACCGTAATTCGAAACAACATCACAGCCGTTCTGAAACTGGTGGGCAACAACGACACGCGGGCAAACGCGCTGGTGCGGGCGCTGCTGCCAGACGTAATGCGGATTGACACCACGGTCCCCAGCGGCTATGGCAACAAGTTCAATGCGCTGGGTTCCCCGGCAGCAGGCCGGCGGCTGCTGGATGACGTGGTAGATGCGTCGCTAAACATCGTAACCAACGGGGCTATTACCACCGACAATGTTTCCTACAACGGCACACCCGGCAATCCGGCGCAGGGGCATCAGCCGCTGGCGACCACTTTCCCCTATTTAGCACCACCCAATTAGGGTAGGACTGACGCAGTTGCGATCAGTCCTGTAGAGGTTAGGGGTGAGGGTGAGAGTTTCTCTCTCAGCGCCAGATCAGGGAGTTAAGGTGTTTCTCCTGATAGGCTTCGATTCCTGTTCTCACCGGGCAAGATTCCCCAACCCCTGAACCAGGGCACTAATATACTTCACGCAGCAATTTCAGCCCTCACCTTAAATCCCTCTCCCAGAGCGGGCGAGGGACTTCAACCCCATATCTAGCTCCCCTTCTCCCCGCTTGGGAGAAGGGGTTGGGGGATGAGGGCAGTAAGTTTGCTGTCTCAAGTCTGTTAGTGCCTAAACCAGGGCAGCTTTTCAAGCTAAAGGAATTGTCATGAACACGCTGAATAGTTTGAGTTCCAGCAGGCGGGGATGGCTGCTGGCGGCGGTGGGATTGTCGGCCACCAGTGCCGTGCTGTGGTTCACGCAGGCAGGCGGGCCGGCACTAAATCGACTGGGCGATCGCCCTTCTCGCCATCTCGATGCCCCCTACCGCTACCCGTTTTTCGTTAGCACCTCCGGCAGCGCAACGGCACGACTAGAGCAGGAAATTGCCCATTTTCAGGAGCGCGTCCGGCAGATGCCTGCCCAGAGCGTAGCGCAAGGACTGGAGCAGTCGGCGCTGGCGCTGGGCTATTTGAAAATGGCGCGGCTGACAGGGCAAAGCCACTGGTATCTGCTGGCAGACCAGACGGCGCAGGAGGCGCTAAGGTCCATGCCAGAACACCCAGAGGCGATCGCCGTGTTGGCACGGGTGGCAGAGGCACGGCACGACTTTGATCAAGCACTGGCGCTGGCAGTACAACTGGATGGGTCGAAAGAGGCGCTGAGCGTCCAGGCAGCGGTGCATCTGGCAAGAGGCAACCTGGTAGCAGCGGCTGAGGCGGGCGATCGCCTCGTTGATCAAACCCTGAGTCCAGCCGCCTTTACCCAACAAGCGCTAGTGCGGGCAGCCCAAGGAGACGATGAGGGCGCATTGCAAAGTTTCCAATACGCCCTAGAGGTTGAGGAAGCAGGCGATCTCGGCAGTGCCGCCCGCACGCGCACGCTGCTCGGCCGGTTCTATTACGAACGGGGACAGCTTGATTTGGCGCGGGGTCTGTATCATGAGGCGCTGCGAATTTTGCCGAGTTACCTGCCCGCCCGCCTGAACCTGGCCCAGTTGGCGCTGCGGCAGGGGCGCTATGGGCTGGCGGCACAATACTATCGCCAGGTCGAGGACATGGGCAGCGCCGCGACAGTTTACGAACCGCTGGTGCAGCGGGGACAGGCCCGACTGAAGCCCCTGCAACACCAGCCCGCCCAGGCAGAAATCCACTGGGCAAACGCCGAACTGCAACTGCGGCAAACGCTGGCAGAGACATCGGCGGATTCTAGCGCCTTTGGCTTTGGGCATCGGCGTGACCTGGCGCGATTGCTGCTGGAGCGGGGCCGCCCAGAAGACACCGCCGAGGCGCTGGCGCTGATGGAAGCGGAGGTCAAGCAGCGGCGCGACGCAGACACGCTCGATACCTACGCCTGGGCGCTGGCACAGATGGGGCGCTGGCAGGAGGCTAGGGAGGTGGTTCAAGCGGCGATCGCCCTGGGCACTCGTGATGCAGCCCTGTGCGATCGCGCCGCCCAAATCGAGGAAGCCCTGGGCAACCCAGCGCAGGCCGCCGCCTATCGCCAGCAAATGCTTGAGATCGATCCCCAATTTGATCAAAACGCACGTCATGCCGCTGGTCTAGGCATAGGCTTGGGCGGCTAGCGAAATGACATTCATCGTTTGTATTTGCGGATCAGTTCTATTCTCTTCTACTGCATGGATTCATGCATTGATCTATGGATAAACTCATGCGTAAACCAGGTCGCTCTCGATACTGGGCGTTGTTCTCTGGAGTCGTCACAGTGATGCTGTGGCTGGGACTGGCGGCTCCTGGGCAGGCCCACTGGGCAGATTTGTCCGTTGCGGAAGTGCGCGTGGCAGAATCCACTGTGGAAATGATGCTCACCTATCCAACCGGGCTAACGGCGTTTGCCGATGGCGATCGCAACGGTCAACTCTCTCCCCAGGAAGTGCGCGACCATGCCACCACGCTACAGGCGTTTTTGGGCAGCCAGATTCGGATGCTGGATGGCGATCGCCGCCCCGGTACGCTCACCCTGGAACCGCTGGAAGCCAATGCACCTTTGCCTAACAGCGTCCGCCTCGCGCCAAACACCACCCACAGCACGCTACGCCTTACCTTTGCCTGGCCCCAGCCTGTTCAGGGGGTGCAAATTCACTACGGCCTGTTCCTGCCCGATGTGCCCACGGCAAGCTGCCTGACCACAATTCTACAAAACGGGCGGCTGCGGACGTTTCTGTTTACCCCAAGGCAACAAACCCTGGCCCTTGCGCCAGGACTGCCCGGACTCGGCACAGGGGAACTGCTGCTGGCGATCGCCGGAGCGTTTCTCTGGGGCGCGATTCACTCCATGTCGCCAGGGCACGGCAAAACGATCGTCGGCGCTTATCTGGTAGGCGAACGCGCCACGCCCAAACATGCAGTATTCCTAGCGCTGACGACCACCATCACCCATACCCTCGGCGTGTTTGCGCTGGGGCTAGCGACGCTGTTCGCGGCTCAGTACGTGCTTCCAGAGCAGCTTTATCCCTGGCTAAGTCTGGCATCGGGCGCGATGGTGGTTGGGATTGGTCTGAATCTGCTGCATCGTCGGCTACGTTCAAAACCCGATTCGCATCAGCATGACCTAGTACATCATAATCTGCATTCCAGCTTGAGTTCCAAATCACCGTCTAGCAGTCATTTCCATTCACATCCTCAGCCTCATAAATCTCATAAGTCTGCCGAGCCTAATCAAGTGTATTCAGAAGATCATTATCATTCACAGAATTTGGTTCATGTGCCTGCCCTGGTTCGTGCTCACGATTCCTACAGGCTGCAAAAAAATCCGCGTGGGCTTCCCCATAGCCGTTCTCCTGAACATTCCCACTGTGCTTCTCAGGACGATCGAGGAGATTCTCATAAGCATCCTAATAGCCATGCCTATGGAAATTCCCATGAACATTCTCATAGACATCCGTATGAGAATTTCCATAAATCTTCTCGCGAGGATAGTCTTGAGTACCCGAATGAGCCTGTTTGCCAGCCTTCTCATGAGCATTCGCAGGAGTCCTCTCACAAGCATTCCCGTGAGCATTCTCATGAATACTCCCACGGACATTCCCAGAGGCATTCCCATAAATACTCCCAGGAGCATTCTCATGAACACTCCCGCGGACATTCTCATGAACACTCCCGCGGACATTCTCATGAACACTCCCGCGGACATTCTCATGAACACTCTCAGGGGCATTCTCATCTGCCGCCCGGAGCGGATGGTGAACCTGTGACTTGGCGCAGTCTGGTAGCGCTTGGCGTTTCGGGAGGGCTGGTGCCCTGTCCGGCGGCGCTGGTGCTGCTGCTGAGCGCGATCGCCCTGGGTAAAACTGGGTTTGGGCTAGTGCTGGTGCTGGCTTTTAGCCTGGGGCTGGCAGGCGTGCTGACGGGGTTGGGGCTGCTGCTGGTGCGGGCCAAGCACTGGTTTTGGCGAGTGCCTACGCCCCAGCGGTGGACGCATATCTTACCCTTGGTTAGCGCGGCGGGCATTACGCTGCTGGGCGTGGGGATTTCGCTTAAGGCGCTTACGCAACTATTGCTGTGAGGTGCTGTGAGGGTGATTTTGGATTTTGGATTGGCGATTTTGGATTTTGGACTGGCGATTTCCGTAGATTAAGTAGGTAGACATTAATAAACATAAACCCCAAAGATCCTGCGCCGCCGGCTGCGCGGGCGGCGCAGGGTTCAGGATCTGTTTTTTAATCTGATCCATCTACTTATTTTGACGATTGTTTGACCGGATTTTTGAGAACGTGACTGCAATTTCATCGTGAGTAAATTCTGAGCAAACTCCTATGCTGAAATACATCCTGTTGGTGCTGTCTGGTGCTGGGGCGATCGCCCTTCTTCCGCAAGCCACCCTCAGCAATCCGCTTGATAACCGCGACCTGTCTTGCTATATGGAAACCAGCAGCGGGCAAGTGCTGGATCTGAATCGACTGTGTGGCAACTCGACTCGTCCTCCGGCTGCTGCGCCCTATCCAGTCAGTCCGATGTCTCGTCCGCCCTCTCTTAACAATCCTGGCAGTAATGGCGGTAGCACGACTCCGACGGGCCGCGAC
The Thermoleptolyngbya sichuanensis A183 DNA segment above includes these coding regions:
- a CDS encoding RNA polymerase sigma factor, whose product is MTTTKKRLPGTVLVQQESIEQATSLLEQLPEKPKEVWSLREAIELLQDSISTALDRGYSHEEIAALLADKNIKISVSSLKRYLASTKKDKSGTAGKTRRRRSTAVQKKAVTEAAAALPEVEPAASEEPAATPKKRGPRTSSTRSTTAAKTKSPRTSTKTKTTSTTSTRGRKKQA
- a CDS encoding phosphoribulokinase, with protein sequence MSHRPIILGIVGDSAAGKTTLTRGIAQVLGENDVTVICTDDYHRYDRKQRAELGISALHPDCNYLDIIQQHLSLLRTGQPILKPIYNHSSGTFDPPEYIKPKRFVIVEGLLGYATRGMRDSYDVKVYLAPPEDLRHTWKINRDTRKRGYTREQVIKQIQQRESDSEAFIRPQRQWADVVVSFYPPSDNLTQDELLLAVRLVLRPTIPHPDFSSIIGDGEHAGGAVRLGLDRDMGKPVDVMEIDAHATAEQVRDLERSLCQEVPYLGQFCSLEGNPGIGKLIGTTGETLQSYPLAITQLLITYHMLKAANVSANVA
- a CDS encoding DUF4331 family protein; the encoded protein is MEPPSEIAVCTFLQRLIPRRSGLRRAIALSTLAGCLSITALGLTSGLQPAPLQASDHDDGDIDVRSRALSLTDLYVFREIDQNTAARAGDLILVLNTNPRSLARQQYYFSSNAQYDIKIARVANVNNAPVPQPDLTLRFTFSPPNKGNRQVVTLTTIDSSGQTSSTNTTTSGGRILTTSITDAAPRLNTVRVRGANLTVFAGLREDPFFFDVEAYFRVRAAVAGFGPAASFRSPDTALDFTKGYNVNTIVVRVPQQLLAGGRAVNTFDLWGTINIRDPRTGQFTQVEQIARPGINELLTTGSQTIYETYNRTQPARFNSSDSTVIRNNITAVLKLVGNNDTRANALVRALLPDVMRIDTTVPSGYGNKFNALGSPAAGRRLLDDVVDASLNIVTNGAITTDNVSYNGTPGNPAQGHQPLATTFPYLAPPN
- a CDS encoding tetratricopeptide repeat protein; amino-acid sequence: MNTLNSLSSSRRGWLLAAVGLSATSAVLWFTQAGGPALNRLGDRPSRHLDAPYRYPFFVSTSGSATARLEQEIAHFQERVRQMPAQSVAQGLEQSALALGYLKMARLTGQSHWYLLADQTAQEALRSMPEHPEAIAVLARVAEARHDFDQALALAVQLDGSKEALSVQAAVHLARGNLVAAAEAGDRLVDQTLSPAAFTQQALVRAAQGDDEGALQSFQYALEVEEAGDLGSAARTRTLLGRFYYERGQLDLARGLYHEALRILPSYLPARLNLAQLALRQGRYGLAAQYYRQVEDMGSAATVYEPLVQRGQARLKPLQHQPAQAEIHWANAELQLRQTLAETSADSSAFGFGHRRDLARLLLERGRPEDTAEALALMEAEVKQRRDADTLDTYAWALAQMGRWQEAREVVQAAIALGTRDAALCDRAAQIEEALGNPAQAAAYRQQMLEIDPQFDQNARHAAGLGIGLGG
- a CDS encoding nickel/cobalt transporter, with protein sequence MRKPGRSRYWALFSGVVTVMLWLGLAAPGQAHWADLSVAEVRVAESTVEMMLTYPTGLTAFADGDRNGQLSPQEVRDHATTLQAFLGSQIRMLDGDRRPGTLTLEPLEANAPLPNSVRLAPNTTHSTLRLTFAWPQPVQGVQIHYGLFLPDVPTASCLTTILQNGRLRTFLFTPRQQTLALAPGLPGLGTGELLLAIAGAFLWGAIHSMSPGHGKTIVGAYLVGERATPKHAVFLALTTTITHTLGVFALGLATLFAAQYVLPEQLYPWLSLASGAMVVGIGLNLLHRRLRSKPDSHQHDLVHHNLHSSLSSKSPSSSHFHSHPQPHKSHKSAEPNQVYSEDHYHSQNLVHVPALVRAHDSYRLQKNPRGLPHSRSPEHSHCASQDDRGDSHKHPNSHAYGNSHEHSHRHPYENFHKSSREDSLEYPNEPVCQPSHEHSQESSHKHSREHSHEYSHGHSQRHSHKYSQEHSHEHSRGHSHEHSRGHSHEHSRGHSHEHSQGHSHLPPGADGEPVTWRSLVALGVSGGLVPCPAALVLLLSAIALGKTGFGLVLVLAFSLGLAGVLTGLGLLLVRAKHWFWRVPTPQRWTHILPLVSAAGITLLGVGISLKALTQLLL